In Streptomyces durocortorensis, a genomic segment contains:
- a CDS encoding acetylornithine transaminase: MTGTGAEGLTSRWQGALMDNYGTPRLPLVRGEGAHVWDEDGNRHLDFVGGIAVNALGHAHPAVVEAVSTQVASLGHVSNLFIAEPPVALAERLLQLFGREGRVFFANSGAEANEAAFKIGRLTGRTHMVATDGGFHGRTMGALALTGQPGKQEPFRPLPGDVTHVPYGDVDALRAAVTTDTALVIIEPIQGENGVVVPPKGYLEAAREITRATGTLLVLDEVQTGIGRCGQWFEHQAHQGVEPDLVTLAKGLGGGLPIGATVAFGPAADLLKPGHHGTTFGGNPVACAAGLAVLDTLAADGVLDDVKRLGEKIRDGVEALGHPLVSHVRGSGLLLGIVLTGPLAPQVQQAAQGAGLLVNAPAPDVVRLMPPLIIGDAEVDAFLEILPSALDAAHGDGRSGA, from the coding sequence ATGACCGGCACCGGAGCCGAAGGGCTCACCTCGCGCTGGCAGGGCGCGCTGATGGACAACTACGGCACCCCCCGCCTGCCCCTGGTCCGCGGCGAGGGCGCCCACGTCTGGGACGAGGACGGCAACCGCCACCTCGACTTCGTCGGCGGGATCGCGGTCAACGCCCTCGGCCACGCCCACCCTGCCGTCGTCGAGGCCGTCTCCACCCAGGTGGCCTCCCTCGGCCACGTATCGAACCTGTTCATCGCCGAGCCGCCCGTCGCGCTCGCCGAGCGGCTGCTCCAGCTGTTCGGCCGCGAGGGCCGGGTCTTCTTCGCCAACTCGGGCGCGGAGGCCAACGAGGCCGCCTTCAAGATCGGCCGGCTCACCGGGCGCACCCACATGGTCGCCACCGACGGCGGCTTCCACGGCCGGACGATGGGTGCGCTCGCCCTCACCGGACAGCCGGGGAAGCAGGAGCCGTTCCGCCCGCTCCCCGGTGACGTCACCCATGTCCCGTACGGGGACGTGGACGCCCTGCGGGCGGCGGTGACCACCGACACCGCCCTCGTCATCATCGAGCCGATCCAGGGCGAGAACGGTGTCGTCGTGCCGCCCAAGGGCTATCTGGAGGCCGCCCGGGAGATCACCCGAGCGACCGGGACCCTGCTGGTACTGGACGAGGTGCAGACCGGGATCGGGCGCTGCGGCCAGTGGTTCGAGCACCAGGCCCACCAGGGCGTCGAGCCCGACCTCGTCACCCTTGCCAAGGGGCTCGGCGGCGGTCTGCCGATCGGTGCGACCGTCGCGTTCGGGCCGGCGGCGGACCTGCTGAAGCCGGGTCACCACGGCACGACGTTCGGCGGGAACCCGGTCGCCTGCGCCGCCGGACTGGCGGTCCTGGACACCCTCGCGGCCGACGGCGTGCTCGACGACGTCAAGCGGCTCGGCGAGAAGATCCGCGACGGAGTCGAGGCGCTGGGCCACCCGCTCGTATCCCATGTCCGCGGCAGTGGCCTGCTGCTGGGTATCGTGCTCACCGGACCCCTCGCACCGCAGGTGCAGCAGGCGGCCCAGGGAGCCGGCCTCCTGGTGAACGCGCCCGCCCCCGATGTCGTACGGCTCATGCCGCCGCTGATCATCGGTGACGCGGAGGTGGACGCGTTCCTGGAGATCCTGCCGAGCGCTCTCGACGCGGCACACGGGGACGGACGATCCGGAGCATGA
- a CDS encoding arginine repressor gives MTEAQETEHGGPSVPQTRTARHRRIVDILNRQPVRSQSQLAKLLADDGLSVTQATLSRDLDELGAVKIRNTGGELIYAVPSEGGFRTPQAPLGGSAKEERMRRLSAELLISAEASANLVVLRTPPGAAQFLASAIDQAELHDILGTIAGDDTLMLISRDPNGGQALADHLLRLAQNDR, from the coding sequence ATGACCGAGGCGCAGGAAACCGAGCACGGCGGACCGTCCGTGCCGCAGACCCGCACCGCCCGCCACCGCCGGATCGTGGACATCCTGAACCGGCAGCCGGTCCGCTCGCAGAGCCAGCTGGCCAAGCTGCTCGCCGACGACGGGCTGAGCGTCACTCAGGCGACGCTCTCCCGCGACCTCGACGAGCTGGGCGCGGTGAAGATCCGCAACACCGGCGGCGAGCTGATCTACGCGGTGCCCAGCGAGGGCGGATTCCGCACCCCGCAGGCCCCGTTGGGCGGCTCGGCCAAGGAGGAGCGGATGCGCAGGCTCTCGGCCGAACTGCTCATCTCGGCGGAGGCGTCGGCCAATCTCGTGGTGCTCCGTACGCCGCCGGGCGCGGCCCAGTTCCTCGCCTCGGCGATCGACCAGGCCGAGCTGCACGACATCCTCGGCACCATCGCGGGCGACGACACGCTGATGCTCATCAGCCGCGACCCGAACGGCGGCCAGGCGCTCGCCGACCATCTGCTGAGGCTCGCTCAGAACGACCGCTGA
- the argB gene encoding acetylglutamate kinase — translation MSAARKHTALPKAQILIEALPWLTRHNGKTVVIKFGGNAMIDEELKAAFAQDVVFLRHAGLKPVVVHGGGPQISAQLDKQGLVSEFKAGLRVTTPEAMDVVRMVLAGQVQRELVGLLNQHGPLAVGMTGEDAHTITATQHRPTIDGESVDIGRVGEITAIDTGAIQALLDDGRIPVVSSIARSADDHHVYNVNADTAAAALAAALGAETLMVLTDVEGLYEDWPNSDDVISRLTASQLEKLLPELSSGMVPKMQGCLHAVRNGVETARVIDGRVQHSILLEIFTDEGIGTMVVPDASTDVRAAGVRTTDGHQQQGES, via the coding sequence ATGAGCGCCGCGCGGAAGCACACCGCACTCCCGAAGGCGCAGATCCTCATCGAGGCGCTGCCCTGGCTGACCCGGCACAACGGCAAGACCGTCGTCATCAAGTTCGGCGGCAACGCCATGATCGACGAGGAGCTGAAGGCCGCCTTCGCCCAGGACGTCGTCTTCCTGCGCCACGCCGGCCTCAAGCCCGTCGTCGTGCACGGCGGCGGCCCCCAGATCAGCGCTCAGCTCGACAAACAGGGCCTGGTCAGCGAGTTCAAGGCCGGGCTGCGGGTCACCACTCCCGAGGCGATGGACGTCGTACGGATGGTGCTCGCCGGACAGGTCCAGCGCGAGCTGGTCGGTCTCCTCAACCAGCACGGCCCGCTCGCCGTCGGCATGACCGGCGAGGACGCCCACACCATCACCGCCACCCAGCACCGGCCCACCATCGACGGCGAATCCGTCGACATCGGCCGGGTCGGCGAGATCACCGCCATCGACACCGGGGCCATCCAGGCGCTGCTGGACGACGGCCGCATCCCGGTCGTCTCCTCCATCGCCCGCTCCGCCGACGACCACCACGTCTACAACGTCAACGCCGACACCGCGGCCGCCGCGCTCGCCGCCGCCCTGGGCGCCGAGACGCTGATGGTCCTCACGGACGTCGAAGGGCTCTACGAGGACTGGCCCAACAGCGACGACGTGATCAGCCGGCTCACCGCCAGCCAGCTGGAGAAGCTGCTGCCCGAGCTGTCCAGCGGCATGGTCCCCAAGATGCAGGGCTGTCTGCACGCCGTGCGCAACGGCGTCGAGACCGCCCGCGTCATCGACGGCCGGGTCCAGCACTCGATCCTGCTGGAGATCTTCACCGACGAGGGCATCGGAACCATGGTCGTGCCGGACGCCTCCACCGACGTACGGGCAGCCGGCGTACGGACAACCGACGGACACCAGCAGCAGGGGGAATCATGA
- a CDS encoding L,D-transpeptidase family protein has protein sequence MRRPLLTFAVLLNLATGSLGAAPAGTPPPLPYRMADTGGGSQLITAEAPDTGSTTGTVTWWERRGGRWTKAGSAPARFGANGLAEGAAREQGTSTTPTGLYDLPYAFGVEEAPAGTTYPYRKVTEDSWWCQDNASRAYNRWVEPRPADCRADEAEHLVTYGTQYARALVIGFNYDEPVRGRGAGIFLHVNGRGATAGCVSVPAEAMARILAWAEPERRPHIAVGTSSGPTAITRY, from the coding sequence ATGCGCCGACCGCTGCTGACCTTCGCCGTGCTCCTCAACCTGGCCACCGGCTCCCTCGGGGCCGCCCCCGCCGGCACGCCGCCTCCCCTGCCGTACCGGATGGCGGACACGGGGGGCGGCTCCCAGCTCATCACCGCCGAGGCCCCGGACACGGGGTCCACGACGGGCACGGTGACCTGGTGGGAGCGGCGCGGCGGCAGATGGACGAAGGCCGGTTCCGCGCCCGCGCGGTTCGGGGCGAACGGGCTGGCCGAGGGGGCGGCCCGTGAGCAGGGCACCAGCACCACGCCGACCGGCCTGTACGACCTGCCGTACGCCTTCGGCGTCGAGGAGGCCCCGGCGGGCACGACGTACCCGTACCGGAAGGTGACCGAGGACTCCTGGTGGTGCCAGGACAACGCCTCGCGCGCGTACAACCGGTGGGTGGAGCCGCGCCCCGCCGACTGCCGGGCGGACGAGGCCGAGCACCTGGTCACCTACGGCACGCAGTACGCCCGGGCGCTGGTCATCGGCTTCAACTACGACGAGCCCGTACGCGGCCGGGGCGCCGGAATCTTCCTGCATGTGAACGGGCGCGGGGCGACGGCCGGATGCGTCTCGGTCCCCGCGGAGGCCATGGCCAGGATCCTGGCCTGGGCCGAGCCGGAGCGGCGCCCGCACATCGCGGTCGGGACCTCATCGGGCCCGACCGCGATCACGCGCTACTGA